Proteins co-encoded in one Malus sylvestris chromosome 9, drMalSylv7.2, whole genome shotgun sequence genomic window:
- the LOC126634360 gene encoding late embryogenesis abundant protein 7-like, protein MASHQNQDLSHKAGELTGQAQVKKDEFLNQASGAAQSAQNQASNLSQSAQNKASDASQSAQNKASDASHTGQDIKDQATHLLQQTSEQVRNMAQGAADAVKNTLGMNSPNDPSNQTNTPSNHTNPNNPSNPSNPSTRI, encoded by the exons ATGGCAAGCCACCAAAATCAGGATTTGAGTCACAAAGCTGGCGAGTTGACTGGGCAAGCTCAG GTTAAGAAGGATGAGTTTCTAAACCAGGCATCGGGTGCAGCTCAGTCTGCCCAAAACCAGGCATCAAATTTATCTCAGTCTGCCCAAAACAAGGCATCAGATGCATCTCAGTCTGCCCAGAACAAGGCATCTGATGCTTCTCATACTGGCCAAGACATCAAGGACCAAGCAACCCACCTCCTTCAACAG ACAAGTGAGCAAGTTAGAAACATGGCTCAAGGAGCAGCTGATGCAGTGAAGAACACTTTGGGAATGAATAGCCCTAACGACCCAAGCAACCAAACCAATACCCCAAGCAACCATACCAACCCAAACAACCCAAGCAACCCAAGCAACCCGAGCACTAGGATTTGA
- the LOC126583159 gene encoding uncharacterized protein LOC126583159 isoform X2 — MLFVWMKNSVNGSVTALIWGASPQTRSDRRKDRVETNPEQLAAASAQAERMTLSTGRTTRVIGWYHSHPHITVLPSHVDVRTQAMYQLLDSGFIGLIFSCFSEDINKVGRIQVIAFQSSDGKQHHMSRRISLSPVHRSPVIDVESSLSTSENAPVRSTLTRAGSPEQDTADSRTSGTIKGGGRSSDLGLFFANADASHPGRVGGNYQTDTSSNIIGDIDPMDMSESMQEAMHRSNLDMSGAEYARKEVPLHVLPTSSLVKLDSPLMSFAELQRVLYEEERAAYNQAILQNMRDGKVHPLTFIHHTSMYQSSMCKLIEYCLSPAISALQCRLRENETRLSMLTDQVKILETETHRIAETNSGSPRPVSSPVLRGSAPFGHREMFSPADSVSARSPAGSGSRSRKGS, encoded by the exons ATGCTCTTCGTATGGATGAAG AACTCTGTAAATGGCAGTGTGACAGCACTAATTTGGGGAGCATCACCTCAGACACGATCTGATCGGAGGAAGGATCGTGTGGAGACTAATCCTGAACAGTTGGCTGCTGCATCAGCCCAGGCCGAAA GAATGACACTGTCAACTGGAAGAACAACTAGAGTGATTGGGTGGTACCATTCACATCCTCATATTACAGTTCTTCCATCTCATGTTG ACGTGCGGACGCAGGCAATGTATCAACTTCTAGATTCTGGGTTTATTGGGCTCATATTTTCCTGCTTTAGTGAAGATATAAACAAG GTTGGGCGAATCCAAGTCATTGCTTTTCAGTCCTCGGATGGGAAGCAGCATCACATGTCAAGACGTATATCTTTATCTCCTGTACATAGAAGTCCAGTTATAGATGTTGAATCGTCTTTAAGTACCTCAGAAAATGCACCAGTGAGATCCACTTTAACTAGAGCAGGGAGTCCTGAACAAGACACAGCTGATTCAAGAACTTCTGGAACTATAAAG GGTGGGGGGAGGTCTTCAGACCTGGGGCTTTTCTTTGCCAATGCTGATGCAAGTCATCCAGGAAGAGTTGGAGGAAACTACCAGACTGACACTTCAAGCAACATCATTGGCGATATAGATCCCATGGATATGTCAGAGAGTATGCAAGAAGCAATGCACCGTTCTAACTTGGATATGAG TGGTGCTGAGTATGCCAGGAAAGAAGTTCCTCTTCATGTTTTACCGACCTCATCTCTTGTTAAGCTCGATTCACCTTTAATGTCATTCGCCGAATTGCAACGAGTACTGTATGAAGAGGAGCGAGCGGCTTATAACCAAGCAATCTTGCAAAATATGAG GGATGGGAAAGTGCATCCTCTTACTTTCATACATCACACATCAATGTACCAGTCTTCCATGTGCAAATTAATCGAATATTG TTTGAGTCCTGCCATAAGTGCACTGCAATGTCGGTTAAGAGAGAATGAAACTCGG TTATCAATGCTCACCGATCAAGTGAAGATTTTGGAAACTGAGACGCATAGAATAGCTGAGACAAATTCAGGATCTCCTCGTCCAGTTTCATCTCCTGTACTCCGTGGGAGTGCTCCGTTTGGTCACAGGGAAATGTTTAGTCCTGCTGATTCTGTCAGTGCAAGGAGTCCAGCTGGTTCTGGCAGTAGGAGCCGAAAAGGTTCGTAA
- the LOC126583159 gene encoding uncharacterized protein LOC126583159 isoform X1: protein MSLRSVKMSEDVWLTCLTHALSTETEEIMGLLLGDIENSVNGSVTALIWGASPQTRSDRRKDRVETNPEQLAAASAQAERMTLSTGRTTRVIGWYHSHPHITVLPSHVDVRTQAMYQLLDSGFIGLIFSCFSEDINKVGRIQVIAFQSSDGKQHHMSRRISLSPVHRSPVIDVESSLSTSENAPVRSTLTRAGSPEQDTADSRTSGTIKGGGRSSDLGLFFANADASHPGRVGGNYQTDTSSNIIGDIDPMDMSESMQEAMHRSNLDMSGAEYARKEVPLHVLPTSSLVKLDSPLMSFAELQRVLYEEERAAYNQAILQNMRDGKVHPLTFIHHTSMYQSSMCKLIEYCLSPAISALQCRLRENETRLSMLTDQVKILETETHRIAETNSGSPRPVSSPVLRGSAPFGHREMFSPADSVSARSPAGSGSRSRKGS, encoded by the exons atgtCTTTAAGGTCTGTAAAAATGTCGGAGGACGTCTGGCTGACGTGCCTTACACACGCATTGTCCACCGAGACGGAGGAGATCATGGGCCTCCTGCTTGGTGACATCGAG AACTCTGTAAATGGCAGTGTGACAGCACTAATTTGGGGAGCATCACCTCAGACACGATCTGATCGGAGGAAGGATCGTGTGGAGACTAATCCTGAACAGTTGGCTGCTGCATCAGCCCAGGCCGAAA GAATGACACTGTCAACTGGAAGAACAACTAGAGTGATTGGGTGGTACCATTCACATCCTCATATTACAGTTCTTCCATCTCATGTTG ACGTGCGGACGCAGGCAATGTATCAACTTCTAGATTCTGGGTTTATTGGGCTCATATTTTCCTGCTTTAGTGAAGATATAAACAAG GTTGGGCGAATCCAAGTCATTGCTTTTCAGTCCTCGGATGGGAAGCAGCATCACATGTCAAGACGTATATCTTTATCTCCTGTACATAGAAGTCCAGTTATAGATGTTGAATCGTCTTTAAGTACCTCAGAAAATGCACCAGTGAGATCCACTTTAACTAGAGCAGGGAGTCCTGAACAAGACACAGCTGATTCAAGAACTTCTGGAACTATAAAG GGTGGGGGGAGGTCTTCAGACCTGGGGCTTTTCTTTGCCAATGCTGATGCAAGTCATCCAGGAAGAGTTGGAGGAAACTACCAGACTGACACTTCAAGCAACATCATTGGCGATATAGATCCCATGGATATGTCAGAGAGTATGCAAGAAGCAATGCACCGTTCTAACTTGGATATGAG TGGTGCTGAGTATGCCAGGAAAGAAGTTCCTCTTCATGTTTTACCGACCTCATCTCTTGTTAAGCTCGATTCACCTTTAATGTCATTCGCCGAATTGCAACGAGTACTGTATGAAGAGGAGCGAGCGGCTTATAACCAAGCAATCTTGCAAAATATGAG GGATGGGAAAGTGCATCCTCTTACTTTCATACATCACACATCAATGTACCAGTCTTCCATGTGCAAATTAATCGAATATTG TTTGAGTCCTGCCATAAGTGCACTGCAATGTCGGTTAAGAGAGAATGAAACTCGG TTATCAATGCTCACCGATCAAGTGAAGATTTTGGAAACTGAGACGCATAGAATAGCTGAGACAAATTCAGGATCTCCTCGTCCAGTTTCATCTCCTGTACTCCGTGGGAGTGCTCCGTTTGGTCACAGGGAAATGTTTAGTCCTGCTGATTCTGTCAGTGCAAGGAGTCCAGCTGGTTCTGGCAGTAGGAGCCGAAAAGGTTCGTAA